The sequence ACACGGCCGGTGTCGATCGCGCCGGCCGACGCGGCCTCGAGCAGCGGCGGGCCGGAGGTGAAGGTGGCCCATTCGATCTTGTACGGCGTCCCGTCCAGCTGGCCGGCCGCGGTGAGCAGCGACTTGACGCCGCCCTTCTGGTCGCCGACCTTGAGCGTCACCTTCGCCAGGTCCGCCGCGCTCACCGGCCCCGGCACGGCCGCCTGGTCGGCGCCGGTCGCCGAGCCGCACCCGGCCAGCACCAGCGCGGCCGCGACGGCCGCCATTCCTTTACGCCACAGCATCTTCGGTCACTCCCAGGTCCGCCAGCACCCGGCGGCGGAGGTCGTCGTGGTCATCGGTTTCGCGTGGCCGGTGGGTGGCCACGATCCGGCCGCCGTCGAGCACCAGCACCCGTTCGGCGAGGCGAAGGGCCTCGTCGACGTCGTGGGTCACCAGCAGCACGCCCGGCCCGTGCCGGCGCCAGAGATCCAGCACCAGGCCGTGCATCGCGATGCGGGTCAGCGCGTCGAGGGCGCCGAAGGGTTCGTCGAGCAGCAGCAAGTCGGGTTCGCGCACGAGCGCGCGGGCCAGTGACACGCGCTGTGCCTCACCGCCGGACAGCGTGAGCGGCCAGTCGTCGGCGTGCTCGGCCAGGCGGACCTCGGCAAGCGCTTTCTCTGCCAGCGCGCGGTCGCCGGACTTCAAGCCGAGGACGACGTTGCGCCAGACCTTCCGCCACGGCAGCAGCCGCGGCTGCTGGAACGCGACCGAGACGGTCCCGGTGACGACCGCGCTGCCCTCGAGGTCGCCGTCGAGGCCGGCCAGGACGCGCAGCAGCGTCGACTTGCCGGAGCCGCTGCGGCCCAGCAGGGCGACGAACTCGCCGCGCTCCACGGTCAGGTCGAGTCCACTGAGGACGGTGCGGTCGCCGAACCGCTTCGTGAGGCCGCGGACCTCGGCTACCGGGTTCGCCACCGCAGCACCTTCCGTTCGAGCAGCCGGACCAGCGCGTCGGTGACCAGGCCGAGCAGGGCGTACAGGACCAGGCCGACGACCACGACGTCGGTGCGCAGGAACTCGCGCGCGTTGTTGATGAGGTAGCCGACGCCGGCGTCGGCGTTGACCGTCTCGCCGACGATCAGCGCGAGCCAGGCGATGCCGAGCGACTGCCGCAGCCCGACGAGCCCTTGCGGCAGCGCGCCGGGGATGACGACGTGCCAGAGCCGTTCCGCGCGGCTGAACCCGAGTGCCCGCGAGGCTTCGACGAGGTCGGGGTCGGCGCCGCGGATTCCCGAGTGGACGTTGAGGTAGAGCGGGAAGGCCACGCCGAGCGCGACCAGCACGATCTTCGTTTCCTCGCCGATGCCGAACCACAGGATGAACAGCGGGATCAGGCCGAGGAAGGGCAGCGTGCGCAGCATCTGCACCGGCGGGTCGACCAGCACCTCACCCCAGCGGGACAGCCCCGACACGATGCCGAGCACCGCCCCGACGGCCGCGCCGATCGCGAACCCGGCGCCGACCCGGCCGAGCGAAACCGCGAACGCGGTCCCGAGTTCGCCGCTGCGCGCGACTTCGGCGCCGGCTTGCACGACCGTCCACGGTGAACTGAGCTTGTCGGGCGGCAGGGCGCCGGTGGCGCTCGCGAGCTGCCAGGCGGCCACGAGCACCACCGGGCTGATCCAGCGCCGGAGGTCGAGGCGCCGCGCCTTGCGCGGTGGCCGAGGACCGGCCGGCCGGACGCGCGTGAGCACGCCCGTGGTGGAAATCGACACGGATTTCTCCCGGGGACAGGGGTTTCTTCGCTTGCGTGGCCCCGACCTTCCGGTCCCCGGGAAGCGAAGTCAATCCGCGCCCACTCCGTGAACGCCCCGTGTTTCAGCCCGTGGAACGACTTGGCTCAGCCGCCGAACATGACCTTCCATTCGGCGAGCGACCGCGGCCGGTAGACGAAGTTGCTGCGCTTCACTTCCGACAGCGCGGCCGACGGCTCCGCCGAGTACTGGTGCCCGGGGTAGACGACCGGATCTCCGGCGAGCCCGGCGAGCTGCTGCAGGCTGCGGTAGATCTCTTCGGCGTCGCCGCCGGGGAAATCGGTGCGGCCACAGCCTTCGAGGAACAGGGTGTCCCCGGAGACGAGCTTGCCCTCGACGAGGAAGCACTGGCTGCCCGGCGTGTGCCCGGGCGTGTGCAGCAGGCGGATCGGGATGGCTCCGACTTCGAGGACGTCGTCGTGGTCGTGCGCGCGCAGGTCCGTCCCGGACACCCCGGTGACCCGCTTGACCCACTCGGTCTCGGCCCCGTTGACGTGGATCGGCACCGGTTGGACGGCGAGCAGCTCGGCGATACCGGGCAGCGAGAAGCCGAGCATGTCCCCGCCGACGTGATCGGGGTGGTGGTGCGTCGCCAGCACGCCGGTCAGCCGCATCCCGTCGCCCGCCAGCACATCCAGCAGATCCTGCACGGCGTACGCGGGATCGACGATGACCGCGTCCCCGGTTTCGCGGTCGCCGATCAGGTAGGCGAAGTTCAGCATCTGCGTGGCGACGGAGTCCCCGACGGCGAAGTCGCGGCCGGCGAGCAGCTGCCGGAAGTAGAGCCGATCAGTCATGCCGGACACCCTACGGTCCGGCCGCCGCGCGCCTGCGATGAACAGTGTCAAGCGGGCTTGAGCAGCCCCATCCGATCCGCCATGCCGCGCACCTCACGGGCCACACCTTCCCGGCGCGTGCGAGCGAGCATGGTCGAGATGATCTCTCTCACGAAGGGATTGCTCCGGGTGCGGATGTGCCCGAGCTTCTCCGCACGGATGAGCAGCGACACCACCTCTTCGTCCGGCCTGCGGATGCCGTACAGCGCACGTGCGTGCTCGATCAGGAACGTCGTCCGGCGCGAGTCGATGGCCAGTTCCGCCGGATCGAGGGTCTCGGCGAGCCGAGCGGCTTCGGCGTGATCCCCGCGCTCCAGTGCGGACGAGATGCGCCAGAGGACGACATTGGCCGGACTGAACAGCAGGAAGTTCCTGTTCCCGTGCGCCACGTGCTCAGCCAGGCCGGCCGCTTCGTCGAGGGCCGCGGTCGCGTCCCCGCCCAGCACCGACTCGGTGTAGCCCGTGGTCAAAGTGAGCGCCCCGCGCACGTCGTAGGCATCGGCCGGGATGTCGTCGAGAGCCCGTTCGGCGAGCTTCGCCGCACGTTTGTGCGCGCCGAGTCCCGACAAGGCTTGCGTACGCGCGAACTCGGCGAGACCGACCCAGCCGGGCTCTCCCAGCCGCTGAGCAGCTTCGTGCCCGCGTTCCGCGGCGATCCAGGCCAGCTCGAAAGCGCCGAGCCCCTTCGTGAGAAGAGCGGTGGTGTGGGTCGCCGTGACCAGCGAACGCAAGGCTTCGGGTTTTTCAGCGTGGGTGTGAAGTGCCACCAGCAGATCAGGAAGCCGAGCCCCTACCTCGGCGTCCTGATTCGCCTGCCGGAGCGCGGCGAGCAACTGTGTCTCCGCCAGAAGGACGGCGAGCTCACCGACCGGGGGTTCGGTGCCGTCGAGGTCCGTGCTCAGCAGCGCGTCGCGGATCGCCGGGATGGCGGTGCCGGCCTGCGGATCACGGATCTCCAGACCATCGCCGGTGATGTCGTACAAGCTGACGCGCAGCGCCCCGGCGATCGCCACGAGGGTCGAGCGCTTGTCGATGGCCGAGCGTTCGTTCTCGATCTTGGACAGGTACCCCTTCGACAAGCCGGACAGCCCGGCCAGCTGTTCGAGCGACATACCTCGCCAGCGCCGGAACCGTCGAATGGTGACGCCGATCGAGTCCATACCGGCATGCTACCCACCCAGGTTTCCTCCGAGGAAACGTTTGTGAACGGCGCGTTTGTAGATTCTCTGACCATGCGTGATCAACTGCTGACTCCACAGCCCGTCCAGGGCGCCCACCAGGACGCGGTGATCTACATCGACCCGGAGGCCATCCATCCGGTCGTCGACGGGAAGTGGCACCGGACTCGGCTGACCGGCATCCCGCAGGCCGGCCAGCGCGTCACGATGCTGTGCGGGGTCACCGCGTCGGCTGCGTTCCGGCCGCTCGGCCAACGCCGGGATCACGGCGTGCCGACGGCCTGCCCGCCCTGCGATTCGCTGTATCGGCGGGAACGCGGCATCCCGCAGCAGCACACCCGGCAAAGCCGCTAGGCACCTTGAGGTCCGCCCGCACCCGGCGCGGCCGCCGCGGTCAGCGCGGCCAGCACGGCGGCGACGGCGGGCGGGTCCGGCGGGTCTCCGTAGGTGGCGGCGTGGATGCGGCGGTGGACGCCCGGCAGTTCGGTCGTGTGGATGTCCGGGCGGCGGTGGGCCGCCAGCGCGAGGCCCGGCAGCGTGGCGACGCCGAGGCCCGCCGCGACCAGGGACTGGACCACCACCATGTCGTCGCTGAAGGCAGCGATGCGCGGGCTGAAGCCCGCCTGGCCGCACACCACGTCCAGTTCCGCCCGGCAGCGGTCGCAGCCGCCGATCCAGGCGGAATCGCGGTGGGCGGCCGGCTCGTCGGCCGGATGGCGGCTGATGAGGTGGATCGGGTCGTCGGCGAGGTGGCGGAACCGGACGCCTTCCTCCTCGAGGCGGGCGCCGGCGTGCTGGAAGACCACTGCGACGTCGATGTCGCCGCGGCGCAGCAGGTCCAGCGCTTCCACCGGGTGCTGGTCGACCAGGCTCAGTTCCAACCCCGGGTGGTCGTGCGCCAGTGCGGCGGCCGCCTTCGGGACGAGGGTGCTCAGCACGGACGCGTTGGCCGCCAGCCGGACGCGGCCGGCGCGCAGGCCGACCTGGGCGGCCAGCTCGGTGGCCGCCGCGTCGGCGCGGCCGACGATCTCGGCCGCGCGGCCGGCCAACAGCCGCCCTTCCGGGGTCAGGCGGATGCCGCGGCCGGCGCGCTGGACGAGCTTGGCGCCGGTCGCCGCCTCCAACCGGGACAGGTGGTGGCTCACCGACGGCTGCGAATAGTGCAGCTCGCGGGCTGCGGCGGTCACCGAGCCGTGGCGAGCCACCGCGGCCAGGACCTTGAGCTGGACCAGGCTGAGCATTCATCGACGATATCAATGCTTCGTCGGCCGGATTGGCATTGGACGTCATGTCCCCGCCCGGGCCATCCTGGGTGCCGACCCCGAGGAAGGCACGACGATGACGGTCACCTGCGACCTCACGATCACGCTCGACGGCTACGCGGCCGGGCACCACCAGACCGAGCAGCGCCCGTTCGGCGACGACGGCGGCGACGGCTGGGGCGACCGGTTGCACGCCTGGTACGGCGAAGGCCACGACGAGCACCCCGCCGAGTTCGACCACATGATGACGGCGAAGGCGTTCATCATGGGGCGCAACATGTTCGGCCCGGTGCGCGGCGAGTGGGACCGGCCCTACCACGGGCCGGTGTTCGTGCTGACCCACCACCCGCGCGAACCGCAGCCGATGGCCGGCGGCACCACGCTCCACTTCGTCACCGACGGCATCGAGGCCGCGATGGATCGCGCGCGCGAAGCCGCCGGGGACGGCGGCATCTCCGTCCACGGCGGCGCGACGACCGTCAACCAGTACCTCGCCGCGGGCCTGATCGACGAGCTGCGGCTGCACATCTCACCGTTCACGCTCGGCGCCGGCGTCCGGCTGTTCGACGGCGTACCCCCGCTGAACCTCGAGCAGATCGACGGGCGCTCGACGCCGTCGGTCACGCACCTGCGGTATCGCGTGCTCCGCTGAAATTCCCGGTGGTGAGCACGAGCCGGCCGAAGACCTCGCCCACGTCCAGCTTCCGGTGCGCCGCCTCGGCCCGTTCCAGTGGCAGCACCTCGTGCACGACCGCCCGCAGGCCGCCGGCGAAGAGATCGGCGGTGACGGCGGACCGGTCGGCCATCGGCACGGTGTCCGCGCTGAACGTCGCGAAGGACAACGACTTCCGGAAGTCCGCGAGCAGCTCCTTCCCGAAGTCGGCGGGCGGGTAGCCGCCCATCACGCCGACGGCCACCAGGCGCCCGTTGGGGTTGAGCTTGCCGAAGAACGACGGGAGGTCCGGGCCGGCCACGATGTCGAAGATGACGTCGAAGCCCCCGGCTCCCCCGCCGTCGCGGCCGAGCACCTCGGTCGCGCCCAGTTCCCGCAGGCGCTCGCCGCGCTCGGGCGACGACGTCGTCACCGCGATCCTCCCGGCGCCGCCGCGGGCCGCCAGCTGGACCGCCATGATGCCGATGCCGCCGGCCGCGCCGCGCACCAGCACCGACTCGCCCGGGGCGAAGTGCGCGTGGCGCAGTCCGAAGTGGGCGACCATGCCCGAGCTGCCGAGCGTCACGGCGTCGACGGGCGAGACGGCGGGCGGGAGCGGGACGAGCGTCTCCACGGAAGCGACCGCCTGCTCGGCGTAACCGCCGCCGACGCCGGTGAAGGCCCAGACCCGCCGGCCCAGCCAGGCCGGGTCGACGCCGTCGCCGACCGCGGCCACCGTGCCGGCGATCTCGCCGCCGAGGACGTGACCGGCCTGGAACCCGTGGTCCCCGAGCGCACCGCTGCGGATCACGACGTCGACGCCGCCGACGCCGATCGCTTCGGTGCTGATCAGCACCTGCCCGCCGGCCGGGCTCGGGACCGCGAGGTCGACGACGGCCAGCCCTTCGGGACCGCCGAATTCCTGCACCGCGACTGCTTTCACTGTCTTCTCCGTCGTTCCGGAATGGATGGTCGACCGCGGACGCTAACGGACGCCCCCGTCCGGTTGGCTAAAGTGAGGGAGTGACCGAGGTTTTGTCTCACGTCCTGCGCTCCGACGCCCGGGACAACCGCGAACGCATCCTCGAAGCGGCCCGCGCGGTGTTCGCGGTCGACGGCCTGGCGGTGCCGATGCGCGAGATCGCCCGCCGGGCCGACGTCGGCCCGGCGACCCTGTACCGCCACTTCCCGACGAAGGAAGCGCTGGCCACCGAGGCGTTCGCCGACCAGATGCGCGCGTGCTACACGCTCGTCGACGAGGGCCTCGGCGACCCCGATCCGTGGCGCGGGTTCACCACGGTGCTCGAGCAGCTGTGCAAGCTGCACGCCCGCGACCGGGGCTTCACCGCGGCGTTCATGGCCGAGTTCCCGCACGCCCTGGACTTCGCGGGGGACCGCGAACGCGCGGTGAAGTCGCTCGGGGAGCTGACCCGCCGGGCCAGGGACGCCGGTCACCTGCGCCCCGACGTCGAACTGGCCGACGTGATCCTGGTGCTCATGGCGAACGGCGGCATCCAGGCCGCGTCACCGGCGGCGCGCGTCGCGGCTTCACGGCGCTTCGCCGCTCTCGCGATCCGGGGCCTGCGGGCCTGACGCCCACTGGTGGCCGCTCCCCCGGTGCAGGGCGGCGTACACGCGGTCTCGCAGGACGTTGGCCTCATGGTCGGACAAGGTGGCGCCCAGCGGGCGGAGCACCAGGCGGACCAGGAGGTTCCGCTGCCCGCGGTGGGCCCCGAGCCGGGCGAGCGCGGCCGGCGGCAGGTCCGCGCACGGCGTCTCCTGGCGGATCTCGACCGACTCGACGACGTCGGCTTCGTCGCCGAGGGCGTCCCGGACCCGGTCGCCGAGGTCTTCGGCCCGGTCGCCCGCGTCGACCGCGATCGACAGGTCACGGCGTACCGGCGGCAGCGCCGACACCGGCCGGTAGGGCGCGAGGTCGGTCAGCTGCGCGGCGACGGCCGGCTCGGCCGACCGCAGGAGCCGGATGTCGGGGATGCCCTTGCGCAGCATCACCATCCGGTCGAGCCCCATGCCGAGCGCGAGCCCGGACCATTCGGAGCCGAGGCCGGCACGCGCCAGCACGGCGGGGTGCGCGAGCCCGCACTCGGCGACCTCCACCCAGCGGCCGTCTTGCTCGACGTCGAGCTGCGCACCGTCCACTGTGTACGGATGACGCCGGGGCTCGAGCCGCCACTTCAGGCCCGGCACGAGCGCGGCGACCATGTCCTCGAGGTCGGCGCGGCCGGTGGGGTGGCGGGTGATCCGCCACAGGTCGAGCTGGTGGGGCGTGCCGGTGTGCAGCCGGTCGATGCTGTCCCGCCGGTAGACGATCCCGGGGCAGACGAGCAGGACGTCGTCGGCCGGGCAGGCGGCGAGGGCCCGCAGCGCGGCGGGGACCATGGCGGTGGAATGGCTGCGCAGGACGTGGCCGTCGTCGACGTACCGGGTGTAGCGGGCATCGCGGGTGACGTCGGCGGGGTCGTAACCGAGGTTGTCGTAGTTGTCGGCGATGGTGACGATCCGATCGCCGGGCCAAAGACGGATGCCGGTCGGCCAGAGGCTGCTCAGTGCCTCGACGGCCTGGGCGACGACGAGTTGTACGGCGTGCGCCCCGGCCCGCGCGTCGGTGAGATCGCGGACGGCGAGATCACGGATGAGCTGGGCGGGGGTGAGTGGTTCGGGCATGACGGGACCTCCGGGATGAGCGGGCTGGTGAGGGAAATGGCTCCCCCTGGCCCGGCACCCGGCGAGGTCAGTGCGTCCGCTGTTTCGCGCCCGTCAGCCGACGGTGGGCGTGGCACCGGAACCCCGCCGGCACGAGGGCCAGGGGGCCGGTAAATCGGCGGTACTCCGCGACGACGGCCACACATCCAGGCTAGTGGCAACGTCACGTCGTTTTCTCTTCCCTCACTCGCCCACCTCCCCGTCGGCCAGCTCCCGCAGCACATCCAGGTGCCCCACGTGCCGCGCCGTCTCCTGCACCACGTGCGCCACCACCCAGCGCACCGTGAACTCCCCCCTCCTCCGGGTCCGGTCATCCGGCCCCAGCCGCCGCAACGCCTTCTCCGCCCGCCCCCACTCCGCCCGGTACGCGGCCACCACCGACTCCGGCGTGTCGGATTCCGCCAGGTCCCAGCTCGGGTCCGGCGTCCCCGCCCACAGCGACGGCAGGTCCGCCCCACCCGCCTCGATGCACAGCCACCAGCGCTCCACCGCCGTCAGGTGCTTCACCACCCCCAGCGCGCTCATCCGTGGCGAAGTCGGCAACGGGGTCGCCGCCGCCTGGTCCGTCGTCAGGCCCGCCAGCTTGTTCACCGCCGTCGCGCGCAGGAACTGCAGGAAGTCCAGCTGGAGGCGCAGTTCGTCGGCCGCGAGCCTCGCGGGCCAGCGGCGGTGCGTCTTCGAACTCGTGTTCGACATGACCGCAACGTACCCCACAGGTCCGACAAAATAGAGTGATCGCCATGTGGTGGGGACTGCTTTGCGCTCTGGGCGCGGCGATCGCGTACGGCGTGGCTTCGGTGATGCAGGCGGTCGCCGCGCGGGCGACCGACACCGGGGCCGACGGCGTCGATCCGAAACTGCTCGTGCGCGTGCTCGGCCAGTGGAAGTTCGTCCTCGGCCTGGCGCTGGACGTCCTGGGGTTCGTCGCGCAGATCGCCGCCCTGCACGTCCTGCCGCTGTTCGTCGTGCAGGCCGCGCTCGCCGCGAGCCTCGCCGTCACGGCCGTCGCCGCGCGGTTCCTCGGGGTGCGGCTCGGGCGGCGGGAATGGGCGGCCGTGGCCGTCGTCTGCGCCGGGCTCGCGCTGCTCGGGGCGGCCGCCGAAAGCGAAGGGTCCGATCCGGTCGGGCTCGGGTTCCGGCTGGGGCTGATCGGCGCGGTCGTCGTGCTGGCCGGGGCCGGGATCGCCGCGGGGAAGGCGAACCGGCGGGTGCGGACGCCGGCGCTCGGGCTGGTCGCCGGACTGAGCTTCGGGGTCGTCGCCATCGCCGGGCGGATCATCCCGAGCCTCGCGCCGCTCGACCTGCTCACCGACCCCGCGACCTACACCGTCGCGGTCGCGGGCGGGATGGCGATGCTGTTCTACGCGACGGCGCTGCAACGCGGGAGCGTCACCACGTCCACCGCGATGATGGTGCTCGGCGAGACCGTCTTCCCGTCGCTGATCGGCGTGTTCGCGCTCGGCGACCGCACGCGGCCGGGGTTCGCGGTCGTCGCCGTCGCCGGGTTCGTGCTCGCCGTGGCCGCCGCGCTCGCGCTGGCGCGGTTCGGGGAACCGGCCACCGAGCCGCGGACTGAGACGAAGCCGACCGTTTTCCCGTAACTCTTTTACTTAGACTAGCCTTACCTATCCACGACGCGGACAGGGAGGCGCGGGTGAGCACGACGGGACGAGAAGTCCTCCGCCGGTCGATCGCCGGGCAACGACGATCGGTGACCCTCGCGGCGCTGCTGACGGCGTGCCACCAGGGCGGCGAAGCGCTGGTGCCGGTGGTGATCGGCGTGGTGATCGACCAGGCCATCGCCGACGGTTCGGTCAGCACGCTCCTGCTCTGGCTCGCGGTGCTGGGTGTCCTCTTCGCCGCGCTGTCGACCAGCTACCGCCTGGGCGCGCGCTTAGGCGAACGCGCCGCGGAGCGCGCGGCCCACGAACTCCGCCTCGACGTCGGACGCCGGGTGCTGCACCCGGGCGGGGTCGCGGACTCCGGTGCGCTGGCCGGGGAGCTGGTGAGCATCGGGACGTCGGACGCGAAGCGGGTCGGCACGGTCAACGGCGTCCTGCCGTTCGCCGCCGCCGGGCTGGCCGGGCTGCTGGTCAGCGCCGTCGCGCTGCTCACCATGTCGCTGCCGCTCGGCCTGCTAGTGCTGCTCGGCACGCCGCCGATGCTGTACCTGGCCCACCTGATCGGCAAGCCCCTGGAGCGCCGCAGCGAGGCCGAGCAGGAGCGCTCCGCCTTCGCGTCCGGCATCGCCACCGACCTCGTCGCCGGGCTGCGCGTGCTCAAGGGCGTCGGCGCCGAAAGCGCCGCCGTCGACCGCTACCGCCGCACCAGCCAGGACTCGCTCAACGCGACCCTGCGCGCCGCTCGCGCCCAGGCTTGGCACAACGGCGCGCTGCTCGCGCTCACCGGTGTCTTCATCGCCGTGGTCGCGCTCGTCGGCGGCAACCTCGCCGCCGCGGGCGACATCAGCGTCGGCGACCTGGTCGCCGCGGTCGGGCTCGCGCAGTACCTGATCACGCCGTTCACGATCTTCTCGTGGGTCAACGGCGAACTCGCGCAGGGCCGGGCGTCGGCCGCGCGCATCGCCGACGTGCTCAACGCGCCGCCCGCCGTCGGTGCCGGCGACGCCACGCTGCCGGTCCCGGCCGCCGGGCACGTCAAGCTGGCCGCGCTGAACCGCGGCGCGCTGCGGGACGTCGGCTTCGAGGCCCGGCCCGGTGAGCTGCTGGGCGTGGTCGCCACCGACCCGGCCGCCGCGACGGACCTGCTCGACTGCCTCGGCCGCGCCGCCGACCCGGCGAGCGGCTCGGTGTCGGTCGACTCGGTCGACCTGTCCACTGTGGACCCGAGCCGGGTGCGGGAGGTGGTGCTGGTCGCCGCGCACGACGCCGACCTGTTCGCCGGCACCGTCGCCGAGAACGTCGAAACCGGGCCCAGGACCGCCGAAGCGATGACCGCGGCCGCCGTCGACGAGGTGGCCAGCGCGCTGCCCGACGGCGTCGCGACCGCCGTCACCGAACGCGGGCGGTCGCTGTCGGGCGGGCAGCGCCAGCGGGTCGCCCTCGCCCGCGCGCTCGCCGCGGACGCGCCGGTGCTGGTGCTGCACGACCCGACGACCGCGGTCGACACCGTCACCGAGGCGCGGATCGCCGCGGGACTGGCGGAGCTGCGGCGCGGCCGCACGACCATCCTCGTGACCACCAGCCCGGCGCTGCTCGCCGCGACCGACCGAGTCGTCCTGCTCGACGACGGGCGCGTGACGGGCGAAGGCAGCCACGCCGACCTGGCGGGCCGGGCCGACTACCGGGCGGCGGTGCTGTCATGACCCGTGAACTCCTCCCCGTGGCCGACGGCCGCCGGATCCGCGCCGTCGTCGGCGAGCTGCTCGGCCGGGCCAAGGGCCGCACGACCGCGGCGGCCACGATGCTCGTCGCGGCGACCGCGATCGGCCTGCTCACCGCTCCCCTGCTCGGCCGCGTCGTCGACCTGGTCGCGACGCACCACCCGGCCGCCGACCTCGTCACGCCGGTCGTCGGCCTGGTGCTGGTCGCGCTGGCCCAGGCGGTCGCGACCGCCATCGGCGTGTCGCTGGTGGCGCGCCTCGGCGAAACGATCCTCGCCGAGCTGCGCGAGCGTTTCGTCGAACGGGCCCTCGGGCTGCCGCTCGAACAGCTCGAACGGGCCGGCTCCGGCGATCTCACCGCCCGAGTGACCAACGACGTCTCCGTCGTCGCGGAAGGCGTCCGGCAGGCGCTGCCCGAGCTGGGCCGGTCGGTGCTGACCGTCGTCCTGACGCTGGGCGCGCTGGCCGTGCTCGACTGGCGGTTCCTGCTGGCCGCGCTGGTGGCCGTGCCGGTCCAGCTGTGGACCGTGCGCTGGTACGTGCCGCGCGCGAAGCCGCTGTACGCCAGCCAACGCGAGGCCGTCGGCGCGCAACAGCAGCAGCTCCTGGACACCATCGGCGGCGCGAAAACGGTCCGCGCGTTCCGGCTCGCCGATGCGCACCTCGAGCGGGTGCGGCAGCGCTCGAACGGCGCCGTCGAGCTGGCGCTGCGCGGGATCCGGCTGGTGACGCGGTTCTACGCGCGGCTCAACCTCGCCGAGTTCCTCGGGCTGTCGGCCGTGCTGGCGATGGGATTCCTGCTCGTCGGGGCGGACGCGGTGTCGGTCGGCGTGGCGACGGCGGCGGCGCTGTACTTCCACAGCCTGTTCGGGCCGATCACGACCGCGCTCGCGCTGGTCGACGACGCGCAGGCGGCCGCGGCGAGCCTGGCGCGGCTGATCGGCGTCGCCGACCTCCCCGCGGAGGCGTCCCCCGCGCGCCCGGCCCGGCCGGTCGACGCGTCGGTCAAGACGGCGGGCATCGGGTAC is a genomic window of Amycolatopsis lexingtonensis containing:
- a CDS encoding ABC transporter ATP-binding protein is translated as MSTTGREVLRRSIAGQRRSVTLAALLTACHQGGEALVPVVIGVVIDQAIADGSVSTLLLWLAVLGVLFAALSTSYRLGARLGERAAERAAHELRLDVGRRVLHPGGVADSGALAGELVSIGTSDAKRVGTVNGVLPFAAAGLAGLLVSAVALLTMSLPLGLLVLLGTPPMLYLAHLIGKPLERRSEAEQERSAFASGIATDLVAGLRVLKGVGAESAAVDRYRRTSQDSLNATLRAARAQAWHNGALLALTGVFIAVVALVGGNLAAAGDISVGDLVAAVGLAQYLITPFTIFSWVNGELAQGRASAARIADVLNAPPAVGAGDATLPVPAAGHVKLAALNRGALRDVGFEARPGELLGVVATDPAAATDLLDCLGRAADPASGSVSVDSVDLSTVDPSRVREVVLVAAHDADLFAGTVAENVETGPRTAEAMTAAAVDEVASALPDGVATAVTERGRSLSGGQRQRVALARALAADAPVLVLHDPTTAVDTVTEARIAAGLAELRRGRTTILVTTSPALLAATDRVVLLDDGRVTGEGSHADLAGRADYRAAVLS
- a CDS encoding ABC transporter ATP-binding protein — its product is MTRELLPVADGRRIRAVVGELLGRAKGRTTAAATMLVAATAIGLLTAPLLGRVVDLVATHHPAADLVTPVVGLVLVALAQAVATAIGVSLVARLGETILAELRERFVERALGLPLEQLERAGSGDLTARVTNDVSVVAEGVRQALPELGRSVLTVVLTLGALAVLDWRFLLAALVAVPVQLWTVRWYVPRAKPLYASQREAVGAQQQQLLDTIGGAKTVRAFRLADAHLERVRQRSNGAVELALRGIRLVTRFYARLNLAEFLGLSAVLAMGFLLVGADAVSVGVATAAALYFHSLFGPITTALALVDDAQAAAASLARLIGVADLPAEASPARPARPVDASVKTAGIGYSYVDGHPVLADVDLAVAPGERVALVGASGAGKTTLAKLIAGIHRPGTGSVTLGGVPLDELGPAGTRRTVALISQEVHVFAGPLADDLRLARPEATDAELRAALAKVGALTWVSSLPDGLATVVGEGGHQLTVTQAQQLALVRLVLADPPIAILDEATAEAGSAGSRVLEASAAAALEGRTALVVAHRLTQAAASDRIVVLDAGAVVESGTHDELVAAGGQYAKLWTAWSGQRA